The genomic DNA ATCACTTTGGTAGATTATTCAACAACACATGGAACtaaaatttaaatatttattagtCAATTTGAATCATATATTACATCATGAAACAAATGTTGGGGGTACGACAATATCACAAATTTTTGACAAATATGTGGTCAATTTGGATTATTTTATGAATTATTAGTTATGACTTATCACGAGGGTTATTCAACAAATTACCACATCCAAGGACAATAAATAATTTATAGTACAAGTTACTTTATTTAATGCGAGAATTACATGTGTTATTATTtgtagaaaagaaaaaaaaagagagagaaaagtGGTAAACAAAAGGAGAGGAGGAGGTTAAGTTATGTTTAAAGGGTTTTGACCGTTGACAAGATCTGGTCCTGTATGTATAACCTTTTCATGCAAACCCCATGCATGAATATTACCCCCACCACACATGTCCAGCGCGTCTCTACAACTTACAACTTTAAGTCATACAATTAACGGAACCGTTACCTTACGGACCCACACGTAACTAAAAAGCGCGTGAATAGAAATAacaaatattttcattaatttatATCATCTTTCAATCTAAACCGTTACCGTTGATGAATAATTGAATATCGCTTTCTATAACTCCCTcttttgtgtgtgtatatatatatgcacatgAAGAAAGCAAACACCAAATTCATATTCATAATTAAGTTAAATCACAAATTTtctcattttcacgtattttaaGAATAAATTCTACGCATAACAAAGCTATTGTTAGGGTCTGATAACATGCACAGTGCAGTTGTAGTAACAAATTCGCCGGTGTTCTCATCATCACCGATGTTTCGTCAATTGATGATATCGCCATCGCGCTCTCTTCATTCACTATCATCTCCATCCACTCCTGTTCGAAATCATACGAGTGGATACAAGGAAGGACCGATTATTGGTTGTGATTCGAATTTGTCTACTTCTTTGCTTTCAAAGAGAAAGAGGCCGGCAAGGATTCAGATTCCGCTTGTACCGTTAAGTTTTGTGGATGAGGTTGTTAAGCCGGATGATGATGTGGCAGAGATGGAAGAGGAAGGTGAGGAGTATGGTGTGTATTGTAAAAGAGGGAAGAGAAGATTTATCGAGGATCGATACTTCGCCGATGTTGATTTCCAAGGAGATTCTAAACAGGTATAACTTTATTTGATCGTTAAATATCAACAACGCGTTTTGTGTGTAATGATGGTTgggaagaatttttttttttttttgaacggcaagttAAGTGTGCTGGGTGGAAGTAGTACTAGGATGATTTACCTCCTCTATTAGggtaaataaaaacaaattcgTGATCTTCTGGTTAGAAAAACAGACAATATTGGTGATACGATATGCCCGATTTTACAAATATTGTTGGTGAAATAATGTATTTTCAACATAGAGGATAACTCCTAAAAATCTCTTTATTCTAAGATATTacaaatatataattataaaaataaatatataactacaTTAATACAATCATTTCTAGATATATCTCTTATAGTacttattttttgtctttttaattACAGGCTTTCTTTGGAGTTTTTGACGGCCATGGTGGATCAAAGGCTGCGGAATTCGCAGTGAAAAATCTGCATAGAAACATAATGTCGAAAGTAGCAAACAAATCATGTGAAGATGAAACTGAAGAAGCTGTTAGAGAGGGATATCTCGAAACAGATTCGGAGTTTCTAAAAGAAGATGTGAATGGTGGTGCTTGTTGTGTAACGGCATTGATTCGCAATGGCAGCCTTATAGTCTCTAATGCGGGTGACTGTCGCGCTGTTATGAGCCGAGGTGGAGTGGCAGAAGCTGTTACTGTTGATCATAAACCTTCAAGGAAAGATGAACAAGATAGAATCGAAAGAATGGTAAGAATTAAGAATTGAAGCATTTGTTCTTCAATCATGAATGTTATATTAAATGTTGTAATTGATGTGAATGTTTTAAAATGTTGTAATTAATGTAAATGTTTTAAAATGTTGTAATTAATGCAAATGTTTTAAAATGTTGTGATTTATAGGGTGGATATGTTGATTGTCGCAATGGTGTTTGGAGAATTCAAGGTTCACTCGCGGTGTCAAGGGGGATAGGAGACAATAATCTCAAGAAATGGGTGATCGCGGAACCAGAAACAAGAATAATTGAAATTAGACGGGAATGCGAGTTCTTGATCCTTGCTTCTGATGGGATATGGGACAAGGTAATTTCTTTGATAACAACTTAAAACTTTACAAATTACAATCATAAATAACTAACATACCGATGTGTCCTTTTCAGGTGAACAACCAAGAAGCGATCGACATTGTTCGTCCATTTTGCGTAGGAACAAAGAAACCTGATCTAACTTCCGCTTGTAAGAAGCTCGTAAGCTTATCGGCGGCAAGGGGTTCTTATGATGACAAGAGTGTCATGGTCATCCGACTGCCTCATTTCATTTCATGAACATACTAAATTAGTTCAATCATATCTAATTCTTGAGAAGCAACATCAGTTGCTTAACTCATACTTCTTCATTGTTGTTCCTAGTCTGAATTAGTTCATAAGTTTTTTTACTTGTGTCACTCTTTTAATGGATTAGTCACCAATATTACACATAAAAAATAGTATCTAAAACTAGATACCACATGTAAAAATTCTCCTACAAGTGGATGCATGGATG from Helianthus annuus cultivar XRQ/B chromosome 7, HanXRQr2.0-SUNRISE, whole genome shotgun sequence includes the following:
- the LOC110869000 gene encoding probable protein phosphatase 2C 25; amino-acid sequence: MHSAVVVTNSPVFSSSPMFRQLMISPSRSLHSLSSPSTPVRNHTSGYKEGPIIGCDSNLSTSLLSKRKRPARIQIPLVPLSFVDEVVKPDDDVAEMEEEGEEYGVYCKRGKRRFIEDRYFADVDFQGDSKQAFFGVFDGHGGSKAAEFAVKNLHRNIMSKVANKSCEDETEEAVREGYLETDSEFLKEDVNGGACCVTALIRNGSLIVSNAGDCRAVMSRGGVAEAVTVDHKPSRKDEQDRIERMGGYVDCRNGVWRIQGSLAVSRGIGDNNLKKWVIAEPETRIIEIRRECEFLILASDGIWDKVNNQEAIDIVRPFCVGTKKPDLTSACKKLVSLSAARGSYDDKSVMVIRLPHFIS